A single genomic interval of Primulina huaijiensis isolate GDHJ02 chromosome 7, ASM1229523v2, whole genome shotgun sequence harbors:
- the LOC140980405 gene encoding polyadenylate-binding protein-interacting protein 7-like: MNFPDKGASIGDKKLGAAKATLNPNAAEFVPFALRPPAVGSSTGDASSKYSTSAAASPGKAMLDRSESSVSNKSDEEAQRYWSHQLPDDITLDFKGMGIDDTQEIDSLSPLNLSLTDVHEGSRYSDLTGSGFTLTGQQGLSPHSSIHGNRFTEKLKYPLSSYEDYPSPTGFLPSLARPWDKQNASTDQIVTREGPPYNGNSRHSFLTDLSNDQPLVDNVEMNPLEFLASQFPGFAAESLGEVYFASGGDLNLTFEILTQLELQVDGGLNRTLNPKALSAPNLSALDFPALSVPDAQNGLVKFSSEMDPYRFSEKESSVTFKSSSSFPARGHTDFASVVRRMASQDSSIWKYERSGSAHPSIGSSRSSQLASAHNGGQSRSIYADRLQNRGSAHASSVWLETGDAVASIYSETREEARDHARVRNSYFEQARQAYLIGNKALAKELSIKGQLHNMHMKTAHGKAQESIYRQRNPDAQSNGRERMIDLHGLHVNEAIHVLKRELAVMKNTARSAGQCLLAYVCVGTGHHTRGSRTPARLPTAVQRYLLEEEGLVYSEPQPGLLRVVIY, encoded by the exons ATGAACTTTCCGGATAAGGGAGCTTCCATTGGTGACAAAAAGCTGGGTGCTGCAAAAGCAACTTTGAATCCCAATGCTGCCGAATTTGTTCCTTTTGCTCTGAGGCCTCCTGCTGTGGGCAGTAGCACTGGAGATGCCTCGTCAAAATATAGCACCTCCGCTGCAGCCTCACCAGGAAAAGCTATGTTAGATAGATCAGAATCCTCAGTATCAAATAAGTCTGACGAAGAAGCTCAGCGGTACTGGAGCCATCAGCTTCCAGATGATATTACTCTTGACTTCAAGGGTATGGGCATTGATGATACTCAAGAGATCGACAGTTTATCACCTTTGAACTTATCCTTAACTGATGTTCATGAAGGCTCAAGATATTCTGATTTGACTGGTAGTGGCTTTACTTTGACTGGGCAGCAGGGATTATCACCTCATTCTTCTATTCATGGCAATAGGTTTACCGAGAAGCTGAAATATCCTCTCTCATCATATGAGGATTACCCATCTCCTACTGGTTTTCTCCCTTCACTTGCTAGACCGTGGGACAAACAGAATGCCAGCACCGATCAGATTGTTACAAGAGAAGGACCTCCTTATAATGGAAATTCAAGACACAGTTTTTTAACTGACTTGTCAAATGATCAACCATTGGTGGATAATGTGGAAATGAACCCCCTTGAATTTTTGGCTTCACAATTTCCTGGTTTTGCTGCAGAAAGTCTTGGAGAGGTGTATTTTGCCAGCGGAGGTGACTTAAATCTGACGTTTGAGATACTTACTCAGCTCGAG CTTCAGGTTGATGGGGGCTTAAATCGGACTCTGAATCCAAAAGCCTTGTCTGCTCCAAATCTAAGTGCATTGGATTTTCCTGCTCTTTCTGTACCAGATGCTCAAAATGGTTTGGTAAAATTTAGCAGTGAGATGGATCCATATCGGTTTTCGGAAAAGGAAAGTTCAGTTACGTTCAAATCCAGTTCCTCCTTTCCGGCAAGAGGACACACAGATTTTGCTTCTGTTGTAAGAAGAATGGCATCTCAAGATTCTAGCATCTGGAAGTATGAACGAAGTGGTTCAGCACACCCAAGCATTGGGTCGAGTAGAAGTTCGCAACTGGCAAGCGCACATAATGGTGGCCAAAGCAGAAGCATTTATGCTGACAGGTTGCAAAATCGAGGATCTGCTCATGCATCTTCTGTCTGGCTTGAAACTGGAGATGCCGTCG CAAGTATTTATTCTGAAACGCGGGAGGAAGCTCGTGATCATGCACGTGTACGTAATTCATACTTCGAGCAG GCACGACAGGCGTACCTAATTGGTAACAAGGCTTTGGCCAAGGAGTTGAGTATTAAAGGGCAGTTGCATAACATGCACATGAAAACAGCCCATGGAAAGGCTCAAGAATCTATTTATCGTCAAAG GAATCCAGATGCGCAAAGCAATGGAAGAGAGCGAATGATCGATCTACACGGTCTTCATGTAAATGAAGCTATTCACGTGCTGAAGCGGGAACTCGCAGTAATGAAGAACACGGCCAGGTCTGCAGGCCAGTGTTTGCTTGCTTACGTATGCGTTGGAACAGGTCACCACACAAGGGGTTCACGAACCCCTGCTCGACTTCCCACTGCTGTTCAGCGCTACCTGCTAGAGGAAGAGGGGCTTGTTTACTCTGAGCCACAGCCAGGCCTCCTTCGAGTTGTCATATACTGA